The following are from one region of the Myotis daubentonii chromosome 2, mMyoDau2.1, whole genome shotgun sequence genome:
- the CLEC4D gene encoding C-type lectin domain family 4 member D isoform X2, with protein MGQEGSQNKRGQHFTWVIAIVFISLLGACFIANCLVTHTNFLRCKKSSTGMSKLTCIEEKSGLKGDTWNCCPIGWRAFQSSCYFPFHDNKTWVESGRNCTGLGAHLVTISTEAEQNFITQFLDRRFSYFLGLSYENPEGLWQWVNRTPFNPHMEFWHKGEPNNHQKENCVVLVNDQNKWAWSNLSCNFEASRICKKPGRILT; from the exons ATGGGGCAAGAAGGATCTCAAAATAAAC GAGGCCAGCATTTCACTTGGGTCATTGCTATTGTTTTCATCTCACTTCTTGGGGCCTGCTTTATTGCAAATTGTTTGG TGACCCACACCAACTTTCTACGCTGTAAGAAAAGCAGCACTGGAATGTCCAAGCTGACATGCATCGAGGAAAAATCAGGCCTGAAAG GGGACACCTGGAATTGCTGTCCTATTGGCTGGAGAGCCTTCCAGTCCAGCTgctattttccttttcatgaCAACAAGACATGGGTGGAGAGTGGAAGGAACTGTACAGGGCTAGGGGCCCACCTGGTCACCATCAGCACAGAAGCTGAGCAG AACTTTATTACTCAATTTTTGGATAGACGATTTTCTTATTTCCTGGGACTTTCATATGAGAATCCTGAAGGCCTCTGGCAATGGGTGAACAGGACGCCATTTAACCCACATATGGA attctGGCATAAGGGTGAACCCAATAATCATCAGAAGGAAAATTGTGTTGTCCTTGTTAATGACCAAAACAAATGGGCCTGGAGTAATCTTTCTTGTAACTTTGAGGCAAGTAGGATTTGTAAGAAACCTGGAAGAATACTCACCTGA
- the CLEC4D gene encoding C-type lectin domain family 4 member D isoform X1, whose amino-acid sequence MGQEGSQNKQGGQHFTWVIAIVFISLLGACFIANCLVTHTNFLRCKKSSTGMSKLTCIEEKSGLKGDTWNCCPIGWRAFQSSCYFPFHDNKTWVESGRNCTGLGAHLVTISTEAEQNFITQFLDRRFSYFLGLSYENPEGLWQWVNRTPFNPHMEFWHKGEPNNHQKENCVVLVNDQNKWAWSNLSCNFEASRICKKPGRILT is encoded by the exons ATGGGGCAAGAAGGATCTCAAAATAAAC AAGGAGGCCAGCATTTCACTTGGGTCATTGCTATTGTTTTCATCTCACTTCTTGGGGCCTGCTTTATTGCAAATTGTTTGG TGACCCACACCAACTTTCTACGCTGTAAGAAAAGCAGCACTGGAATGTCCAAGCTGACATGCATCGAGGAAAAATCAGGCCTGAAAG GGGACACCTGGAATTGCTGTCCTATTGGCTGGAGAGCCTTCCAGTCCAGCTgctattttccttttcatgaCAACAAGACATGGGTGGAGAGTGGAAGGAACTGTACAGGGCTAGGGGCCCACCTGGTCACCATCAGCACAGAAGCTGAGCAG AACTTTATTACTCAATTTTTGGATAGACGATTTTCTTATTTCCTGGGACTTTCATATGAGAATCCTGAAGGCCTCTGGCAATGGGTGAACAGGACGCCATTTAACCCACATATGGA attctGGCATAAGGGTGAACCCAATAATCATCAGAAGGAAAATTGTGTTGTCCTTGTTAATGACCAAAACAAATGGGCCTGGAGTAATCTTTCTTGTAACTTTGAGGCAAGTAGGATTTGTAAGAAACCTGGAAGAATACTCACCTGA